AGGTGCGCACGTGAGCGAACCGCGCGCTTACAGGATGACGGTCGAGCCGGCCGGCGATACCGTCGACGTTCAGCCGGGCGCGACGCTGCTCGAAGCGGCGTGGCGCGCGGGACTCTCGCTGCCCCGCTCGTGCCGCAACGGAACCTGCCGGACCTGCATGTGCCGGTTGACGTCCGGCGAGGTGGGTTATCGCGTCGAGTGGCCGGGGCTCACGGCCGAAGAAAAAGCCGACGGCTGGATTCTGCCGTGCGTGGCCCTCGCGCGCTCCGACGTGAAGATCCATCAACCGGAGGCGGCGCCACGCGAGCCGGAAGCCAGTCCGCGCCGCTCTCGCGGCTTCTGAGCGAAAACGAGGCCGGGTTAGTCAGGATTTGTCGTCTCGATTCAACGACCTACGATGTGAGTCCCGAGCCGTGTCGCATGAATCCCAGTGCAAAGAGGATGCAGCGCGCCGCTCAAAAAGTGTACAATTGCGCTTTGCCCCAAATTCTGGCAGGGCCAGATCAACCGAGATTTCAATGACTAAAGTACTGTTGAAAGAGAACGAGCCTTTCGACGTCGCCATGCGACGTTTTCGCCGTACCGTCGAACGCACGGGCCTGATTCAAGAACTCAAGTCGCGCATGGCATACGAAAAGCCGACGACCGAGCGCAAGCGCAAGAAAGCTGCTGCTGTCGCCCGTCTTCGCAAGCAGATCCGCCGCGCGCAACTGCCGAAGAAGTTTTATTGATCGATGCGCGCGGCCATCGACGCTGGGTTCGATGCCCGCGTCTGCTGGTATAGCGTGTTCGGTCGGACGGTCGAGGTCGAACGGGTCGCGGTTTCGCTGAATTGGCGGTAAGCACGCCAGGCGCGAAAGCTCGCGGATAGCACGTCTAGCGCGTGCGCCCGGTCGGCCAGCAGCCGAGAGATTCGCAGAAAGCCTGCATGAGTGAATGCTCATGCAGGCTTTTCGTGTTTGGGATTGGGCTCGTGCGCTGCGCCGGGGAAGTAGGGGGTGACTTTTTGCGGTGACGGCGAAGCGATGTGCCATCGTCATGGTCGACCTCGATCGCTTCAAGCAAGTCAACGACACGTTCGGTCATCCCACGGGCGACGACATCCTCGTGCGCATCGCGCAGCGATTGCAGGCGATCGACGGCGAAGAGCGTGAGCTTTGGAACGCGGGCGTGGCCAGTTTTGTCGACAAATGCGTTGAAACTCGACTGCTAGGCGCTTTGCAGCTGCGCTGTGGGTACTGCGCTGCTTTCCCCGTCGTCAGCTTGGCCATGACGCTGACAAAATGGATTTTGACGGCCAGTGTTTTGCGTGCAAAGAACAGGTTGGAAATTGCGTCCGAAATCAGCGCTGCCTTCGAGCAACCGACGATATGCAGAGCGCGTCAGGCCGCACCGAACAGTCACTCCGTGCGGTTAGCGCGCGGGTGGCATGGCGCAGGCACCTAGGCCGAGCGATTCGACGGTGCTTGCGGCACGAAGAGTGTCTGCGACGTTTGTGCGCTCGGCAGTGACCTCAGTCAGCCCGCACCAGACGTCATGGCTAACGCGATAGCAGCGCGGTACCTCCGACGCCTAGCGAGCCATCGCGCCGCTCTTCTGCGACATGCACTCACGTGCCGGAGCGGCGCTGCATCGCTTGCTGATAGACGACAGCGACCGCGGCGCAGCCAAGCACGCGAAGGCGCAATTCGACGCGCTCACGACGGAAATGGACAACTGAGTCAGGCCATCGCCGAACTTGGCATGGCTCCCGCGCTCATCGAGCGGTTCAAGCGCACGCGAGGCGTTACAACGAAGCTTGGCAAACAGGAGAATAGGTAACGAACACTACGCGAAGAGTGCGCAGCGCGTGCGTCGGAGAACCGCTGAACTGAAGGAGGTGCTAGCTGGACAATCAGGAGGAATCCGGCGAACTATCGCCACCCTGTTCGGGTCATCACCGTAGTCAAATGTGATGGGCTTATTACGCTAGCTTCTGCGACATTCCCGAGCGGCTAATAGCGTCAACCGCCGGGAATGTGCAACTGAATGTGGTTGCGGGGGTAGGATTTGAACCTACGACCTTCGGGTTATGAGCCCGACGAGCTGCCAGACTGCTCCACCCCGCGTCTGAAGAAAAAGATTATAGACCGTACCGCTTCGCGCAGTCAAACATTGTTTTTGCTTACGATACCGAAACCGGCTGCATCCGCTCGGCATCATCCACCTTCGCACCCGCCCTCGCCGCGCGATGATGCGCCCGCGACAGCTTGCCCAGCAGCGGCAACAGCACCAGCGCGATCACCGCGCCGCCTGTGGCCAGCCAGCCGAGCGACACGAAAAGATGCGTGTACAGCGGCAAGGACTGCATCGGATCGAGATGGCCGGGCGGCACGCGCGCATAGTTCGCCACGACCGTGCCGAGATATTGCGACACCCCTGTCGCCACGAAGTACGCGCCCATCATGAAGCCGCTCATGCGCGCCGGCACGTAGCGCGCGATCATCGCGAGGCCGAGTCCGGAAACCAGCAGTTCGCCGAGCGAATAGAGGCCGTAGCCCGCCACCATGAACCACGACGACACACGCCCCTCCACCGCGTAGCGTCCGCTCACGCCGAACACGAAGAAGCCCACCGCCACCACCACGAAACCGAGCGCGTATTTCGCCGCCACCGAGACATCGCGGCCGCGGCGTGCGAGCCCCGCGTATCCGACGGCAAGGACCGGACTCAGAATCATGATCCAGATCGGGTTGAGCGCCTGAAACTGCGCCGCGCTCCACGAGAAGAGCCGCACGCCTGCAATCGAAAACGCGGGATCGACATTGCGCAGCGCGAAGAGCGTGAGCGACGTCGACATCTGCTGATAAAAGACGAAGAACAGGATGACCTGCAGCGTCAGAATCAGCGCCGCCAGAAGGCCCGCGCGCTCGCTGCGATCGCATCGGGCGAGCATGTAGCCGAAGATCGCCAGAATGCCAAGCGCGGCGGCCCAGACGCAGCCTCTGGCCACCGTCTGGTGCTGAAGGATGAACACTGTCGCCGCCGCGAATGCCGCGCCGCCCGCCGCGACCGCGAGCAAGCGGCCCCAGCGGATCGGCTGCTCGTCCGGCGCCGAGCCGACATGCGCGAGCGTGCGGCGCATGATCGCGAAATTCAGCATACCGAGCAACATGCCGCCGCAGCACACGGCGAACGCCGCATGCCAGCCCCAATGGTCTTTGATCCACGGCGTCGCGAGCATCGAGAATGTCGACCCGATATTCACCGCCATGTAATAGATCGTGAATGCGCTGTCGATTCGGGCGTCATCGCCTTCGTAAATGCGCCGTACGAGATTCGCCGCGTTCGATTTGAAAAGCCCGTTGCCCACCACGATCACGCCGAGCGACGCATACATGAAGCCGAGCGCATCGCAGGGAAGCGCCAGCATGAAGTAACCGAGCGACAGCACGAGCGAGCCGAATGCCATCGTGCGCCGCGCGCCGAGGATCTTGTCGCCGATCCAGCCGCCAATCGACGGCGCCGAGAAAACGAGCGCGGAAAATGCGCCCCACGTGAGATTAGCGTAGTCGTCGGCGAAACCGGCTTTGTCGATCATAAACAGCACGAGCAGCGCGGCCATGCCGTAATAACCGAAACGCTCCCACATTTCGATCAGGAAGACGGTCGCAAACGCGCGCGTCTGCGACGTGGCGGGCGATTGATTATTCATGGAAAATCCTTCAACCACAAAAGCGATACAGCGCTTTCTGAAACGGGTAGAGATTGAAACGAACTCGTCCTAAAAAGGACGGCGACTGTGCGAAAAGCACGTGATTATCGCTTATCGACGGTCGACAAGGCGTGCATAAGCCGCAACGACTTATTCCGAATCAAAGCGCGAGCCGTTTCGCGCACGAGTGCGGCCACAGGAAAGTGCAAAAGACGCGCGCGTGTCAGGCCGCCGGACGCCGCACAAGAGCGAGCATCACGCCGAAGCCGATCATCAGCGCCCCGCTCACGCGATTGAACCACGTGAAGCCGCGCGCGCCGCGCGAAAGCGACCGGAGCCGCGCGCCGAGCGCCGCGTAGATCACGATCGCGATCAATTCGAACAACAGAAAAATGGCGCCGAGCAAAGCGAAGCTCGTCGCATAGGCGCTGCGGTCGACGAATTGCGGAAAGAAAGCGGTGAAAACGAGAATCGCCTTCGGATTGCCGGCCGCGACGAAAAACTCCTGCTTCGTCAGCTGCGCGAGTCCGGCAGGCGCCGCGCCCGACTCGCCCGTCACGAATTGCGGTCCCGAGCGAATCAGCTTGATGCCGATCCACACGAGATAAGCGGCACCCACGAGCTTGATCGCTGTGAAGAGCGTCTGCGAGGCGAGCAGCAACGCGCCCAGTCCGAGCCCGGCAATCGCAATCATCACGGCGAACGCGGCGAGCCGCCCGAACGACGCGAGCACCGACGCCCGCACGCCTTGTCGCGCGCCGTTCGAC
This Caballeronia sp. LZ062 DNA region includes the following protein-coding sequences:
- a CDS encoding LysE family translocator, translating into MSIQTFAVFVPACFAINMAFGPNNMLSLSNGARQGVRASVLASFGRLAAFAVMIAIAGLGLGALLLASQTLFTAIKLVGAAYLVWIGIKLIRSGPQFVTGESGAAPAGLAQLTKQEFFVAAGNPKAILVFTAFFPQFVDRSAYATSFALLGAIFLLFELIAIVIYAALGARLRSLSRGARGFTWFNRVSGALMIGFGVMLALVRRPAA
- a CDS encoding diguanylate cyclase domain-containing protein — encoded protein: MTAKRCAIVMVDLDRFKQVNDTFGHPTGDDILVRIAQRLQAIDGEERELWNAGVASFVDKCVETRLLGALQLRCGYCAAFPVVSLAMTLTKWILTASVLRAKNRLEIASEISAAFEQPTICRARQAAPNSHSVRLARGWHGAGT
- a CDS encoding 2Fe-2S iron-sulfur cluster-binding protein, translated to MSEPRAYRMTVEPAGDTVDVQPGATLLEAAWRAGLSLPRSCRNGTCRTCMCRLTSGEVGYRVEWPGLTAEEKADGWILPCVALARSDVKIHQPEAAPREPEASPRRSRGF
- a CDS encoding oligopeptide:H+ symporter translates to MNNQSPATSQTRAFATVFLIEMWERFGYYGMAALLVLFMIDKAGFADDYANLTWGAFSALVFSAPSIGGWIGDKILGARRTMAFGSLVLSLGYFMLALPCDALGFMYASLGVIVVGNGLFKSNAANLVRRIYEGDDARIDSAFTIYYMAVNIGSTFSMLATPWIKDHWGWHAAFAVCCGGMLLGMLNFAIMRRTLAHVGSAPDEQPIRWGRLLAVAAGGAAFAAATVFILQHQTVARGCVWAAALGILAIFGYMLARCDRSERAGLLAALILTLQVILFFVFYQQMSTSLTLFALRNVDPAFSIAGVRLFSWSAAQFQALNPIWIMILSPVLAVGYAGLARRGRDVSVAAKYALGFVVVAVGFFVFGVSGRYAVEGRVSSWFMVAGYGLYSLGELLVSGLGLAMIARYVPARMSGFMMGAYFVATGVSQYLGTVVANYARVPPGHLDPMQSLPLYTHLFVSLGWLATGGAVIALVLLPLLGKLSRAHHRAARAGAKVDDAERMQPVSVS
- the rpsU gene encoding 30S ribosomal protein S21; amino-acid sequence: MTKVLLKENEPFDVAMRRFRRTVERTGLIQELKSRMAYEKPTTERKRKKAAAVARLRKQIRRAQLPKKFY